In the Oncorhynchus nerka isolate Pitt River linkage group LG6, Oner_Uvic_2.0, whole genome shotgun sequence genome, ATGTTCAACATTCCTCTTCTGCtgccatttctgtcaagccgtctacaCATACAGTTTTATGCATACAttcagtggtggaaaaggtaCACAATTTTCATACTTCTCATACAATTCTctttaaaagtaaagataccacaatagaaaatgactcaagtagaagtgaaagtcactcagtaaaatagtacttgagtaaaagtcaaaaagcatttgtttttaaatgtacttaagtatcaaaagtaaatgtaattgctaaaatatacttaagtatcaaaagttaaagtataaataatttcagatgtcttatattaagcaaatcagacggcaacattttcttgttttttgtatttatttacggAGAGCCAGGTGCACACTCCAAcaatcagacataatttacaaatgaagcatgtgtgtttagggagtctgccagatcagtgggagtagggatgaccagggatgttctcttgataagtgcgtgaatttgaccattttcctgtcctgctaaattTGAGTGTAACTTCTCGCGGGATTCGTGTGTGAACTAATCGGAGCGGAAGTACAATGAAGGTCTCTTTTCCGCCGGCCACAGAGGAGTTATCGGCAGGGTAAGAATTCCTGGTTGACAATTTCACCAACGTAATCAACATCCATCCTATGTTATACACTTTTGTATATCCCCCAAAGTACATGTGAAGTCAGGTACCCCTGTTATGATTCTATAGTGGTCAGTATTGGAGACAAATTGTATATTAATAGCTATATCAAACGTCCCGTAATCTGCATCCCTCGACCTGTGCATCTAACATGGCTacctagctaggtggctaatgctagCTGTGTGTACCCATGTAATGTTGAATGCATGGACCTGACGCGTGCATAACAGATACTAGATCTGTGTGTAAACTTCTAGTTAGTGGTCTCGGTGATTGTTCAATCTTAGTTCTGCTGTTTGTTGGGCCTCAAgtctaactaacgttagctgttGTAGCTAGGTAGTGACATGAGATCCAGAAAAGGAATGTCTAGCTAACGTTACCCATCTATGTAGCTAACTAGCTTCACCTTAATAACATTTTGCAGCTTGAGGTGCTCGCTTATAAGGCTAGCGAACAAACGTTATCTTTCAGGTGGGAAATCTCTTGGCTCTGTCACTTTGTGTTGTACTTAAACTATGCTGTGGTGTTGGTTTGTTACTTGTAACAAACACATAGCCGAAACGACAAATGCCGTCAGTCACTGCTAACCCTCTAATCTGATTGTTGGCAATTGTGTTTGCCTTGCAGCCATCAACATGAAGCTGAATCCATTTGTGACATCCTCGCGGCGTAAGAACCGCAAGAGGCACTTCAATGCCCCCTCACACATCCGGAGGAAGATCATGTCCTCCCCCCTCTCCAAGGAGCTCCGTCAGAAGTACAATGCAAGGTCCATGCCCATCCGCAAGGATGACGAAGTCCAGGTAAAGACCCCCAGAACCACGCGTTTCAACAGACTTTATACAAATTCTGAGATTGCCTAACTAGCTGCTACTAACATGCATGAGGAACTACGTAAAATTCCGGCCCTGTAGTACAGGCCAGACCTGAACGAACACCTGATTTCAGATCAATTCAAATTAGCGTTAGGATTTTGTTCACGTGGGTGATGTCATTTTTAATGTCATTTTACATTTTTGTGCTGTGCAGGTTGTCCGTGGACACTACAAAGGCCAGCAGATTGGCAAGGTAGTGCAGGTCTACAGGAAGAAGTACGTCATCTACATTGAGCGTGTGCAGAGAGAGAAGGCCAACGGAACCACGGTGCACGTCGGCATCCACCCCAGCAAGGTGAGGCTCTGTCATCTACCTGTAGTCACACGCACGTACTTTCTTTATGTGTATTAGCTGTATTATATATGACTTCTGTACCATGTTGGATAATCATTGTTTTAGTTTCTCAACTCAATTTGAGTGGTTCAAATTGTTATTTTGTATTGTATCATTGTGGAGTGTAAAGAAAAAACACATCTAAATAACTACCCTTCTCAGCAGCTACCTGTTGATGGGTACCTGTTGGCATGTTTAAATACATCCAGCTTTTTCAGTGTCCAAGCCCAGTGGTCACGTTCAGTTGGTGCAATTGAgagatttttaaatattttttaaactgaACAAAGTTGCGTGTTTC is a window encoding:
- the LOC115121566 gene encoding large ribosomal subunit protein uL24, translated to MKLNPFVTSSRRKNRKRHFNAPSHIRRKIMSSPLSKELRQKYNARSMPIRKDDEVQVVRGHYKGQQIGKVVQVYRKKYVIYIERVQREKANGTTVHVGIHPSKVVITRLKLDKDRKKILERKAKSRADGKEKGKYKEETIEKMAE